The Papio anubis isolate 15944 chromosome 5, Panubis1.0, whole genome shotgun sequence genome has a segment encoding these proteins:
- the ZCCHC9 gene encoding zinc finger CCHC domain-containing protein 9, translated as MTRWARVSTTCNKRPLPATSWEDMKKGSFEGTSQNLPKHKQLEANRLSLKNDASQAKHKKKKKKEYLNEDVNGFMEYLRQNSQMVHNGQIVATDSEEVREEIAVALKKDSRREGRRLKRQAAKKNAMVCFHCRKPGHGIADCPAALENQDMGTGICYRCGSTEHEITKCKAKVDPALGEFPFAKCFVCGEMGHLSRSCPDNPKGLYADGGGCKLCGSVEHLKKDCPESQNSERMVTVGRWAKGMSADYEEILDAPKPQKPKTKIPKVVNF; from the exons ATGACCAGGTGGGCCCGAGTTAGTACCACATGTAACAAGAGACCCTTGCCTGCAACATCATGGGAGGACATGAAGAAGGGATCCTTTGAGGGAACAAGCCAAAACCTACCAAAGCATAAACAACTTGAAGCCAATAGGCTATCCCTCAAAAATGATGCATCCcaagcaaaacataaaaagaaaaagaaaaaggagtactTAAATGAAGATGTGAATGGATTCATGGAATACCTAAGACAGAATTCACAGATGGTTCACAATGGGCAAATTGTAGCAACAGACAGTGAGGAAGTAAGGGAAGAAATTGCAGTTGCTTTAAAGAAAGACAGCCGACGGGAAGGAAGAAGATTAAAAAGACAAGCGGCAAAGAAAAATGCAATG GTGTGTTTCCATTGTAGAAAACCCGGTCATGGAATTGCAGATTGCCCTGCCGCCCTTGAAAATCAAGACATGGGCACTGGGATATGTTACAGGTGTGGGTCCACAGAGCACGAAATAACCAAGTGTAAGGCTAAAGTAGACCCAGCTCTTG GCGAATTTCCTTTtgcaaaatgttttgtttgtggAGAAATGGGGCACTTGTCTAGATCTTGTCCGGATAATCCCAAAGGCCTCTATGCTGATG GTGGCGGCTGCAAACTTTGTGGCTCTGTGGAACATTTAAAGAAAGATTGCCCTGAAAGTCAGAATTCAG AGCGAATGGTCACAGTTGGTCGCTGGGCAAAGGGAATGAGTGCAGACTATGAAGAAATTTTGGATGCACCTAAaccacaaaaacccaaaacaaaaatacctAAAGTTGTTAATTTTTGA